The Kitasatospora sp. NBC_00374 genome has a segment encoding these proteins:
- a CDS encoding phosphatase PAP2 family protein, producing the protein MQNLTLTWQTSAVVSGALLGSAYAVHRAGRARTAAAVLREAGTLLALFTLWQLVGHLSLMSTDHALDRADWIHRTELSFGLPDEAAWQRAAMPHPWLMQAANYYYATMHFGVMLVLLLWLFLRHRDRYGWVRNTVVLTTGACLLIQFIPVAPPRMLPANGFVDVAAQYGQSVYGGAVAGVVPDQLSAMPSVHVAWCVIVAVAVVLVARGPWRWLVLLHPVVTVVVVVVTANHFWADGLVAVGLLLVVYLVQHAFSGWGQEPGQGGRPAAAEEPVPQWTQADR; encoded by the coding sequence ATGCAGAACCTGACCCTCACCTGGCAGACCTCGGCCGTCGTGTCCGGGGCGCTGCTCGGCTCGGCGTACGCGGTCCACCGGGCCGGCCGGGCGCGGACGGCTGCGGCCGTGCTGCGGGAGGCGGGCACGCTCCTGGCGCTGTTCACGCTGTGGCAGCTGGTCGGGCACCTCTCGCTGATGAGTACCGACCACGCACTGGACCGGGCGGACTGGATCCACCGGACGGAGCTGTCGTTCGGCCTCCCCGACGAGGCGGCGTGGCAACGCGCGGCGATGCCGCATCCGTGGCTGATGCAGGCGGCCAACTACTACTACGCCACCATGCACTTCGGCGTGATGCTCGTCCTGCTGCTCTGGCTGTTCCTCCGGCACCGGGACAGGTACGGGTGGGTCCGGAACACGGTGGTGCTGACCACCGGGGCCTGTCTGCTGATCCAGTTCATTCCGGTCGCCCCGCCTCGCATGCTGCCGGCCAACGGATTCGTCGACGTCGCGGCGCAGTACGGGCAGTCGGTGTACGGCGGCGCCGTGGCGGGGGTGGTGCCGGACCAGCTCTCGGCGATGCCGTCCGTGCACGTGGCCTGGTGCGTGATCGTCGCGGTGGCGGTGGTCCTGGTCGCCCGGGGGCCGTGGCGGTGGCTGGTGCTGCTGCACCCGGTCGTGACGGTCGTGGTGGTCGTGGTGACGGCGAACCACTTCTGGGCCGACGGCCTGGTGGCGGTCGGTCTTCTGCTGGTCGTGTACCTGGTCCAGCACGCCTTCTCCGGCTGGGGCCAGGAGCCCGGGCAGGGAGGACGGCCGGCCGCGGCCGAGGAGCCCGTCCCGCAGTGGACGCAGGCGGACCGCTAG
- a CDS encoding acetate uptake transporter, whose translation MSNEASGANARSDDAGPLGYLALGLTLLATGLLSTGILSGTGIKDAASLAHLVGGLTLFIAGLWQFRGGDRFTGTAFAGLGAFWATWSAGAGASKNAAGLFLLLWALLALTVTLAGWQGGLFNRLVYGLLTVSLALNAIATFAGNDGLGKVSGWVAAASGLAAWYWATATLTNSGWARAVLPLK comes from the coding sequence GTGAGCAATGAAGCCTCCGGGGCGAACGCCCGATCCGACGACGCGGGTCCGCTCGGCTACCTGGCCCTCGGTCTGACCCTGCTCGCAACCGGCCTGCTGTCCACCGGCATCCTCAGCGGAACCGGCATCAAGGACGCAGCCTCCCTCGCCCACCTGGTGGGTGGACTGACCCTCTTCATCGCCGGCCTCTGGCAGTTCCGGGGCGGCGACCGCTTCACCGGCACCGCCTTCGCCGGGCTCGGCGCCTTCTGGGCGACCTGGTCCGCAGGCGCCGGGGCGAGCAAGAATGCCGCAGGCCTGTTCCTGCTGCTCTGGGCCCTGCTGGCACTCACCGTGACGCTCGCCGGATGGCAGGGCGGCCTGTTCAACCGTCTCGTCTACGGTCTGCTGACGGTCTCGCTGGCGCTCAACGCCATCGCCACGTTCGCCGGCAACGACGGGCTCGGCAAGGTCTCCGGCTGGGTCGCCGCGGCCTCCGGCCTCGCCGCCTGGTACTGGGCCACCGCCACCCTCACCAACAGCGGGTGGGCCAGGGCGGTCCTGCCGCTGAAGTAA